From the Solea senegalensis isolate Sse05_10M linkage group LG16, IFAPA_SoseM_1, whole genome shotgun sequence genome, one window contains:
- the LOC122782667 gene encoding otoferlin-like isoform X2, giving the protein MKRSKHRGHKEDKNGDEPAILETEHMGMFMGGGQDLDTISVASVTAVTTNVSNKRSKPDIKMEPSSGRPVDYQVSVTVIEARQLVGQNMDPMVCVEIGEDKKYTSMKESTNCPYYNEYFVFDFHVPPDVMFDKILKLSVIHSKNLLRSGTLVGTFKLDVGTIYSQPEHQFYHKWALLSDPDDITGGCKGYVKCDVAVVAKGDTIKTPHKANESDEDDIEGNLLIPEGVPAERQWARYYLKIYRAEGLPRMNTSIMANVKKAFIGENKDLVDPYVQVLFAGQKGKTSVQKSCYEPIWNEQIVFTEMFPPLCKRMKIQIRDSDKVNDVAMGTHFLDLKKISNDGDKGFLPTLGPAWVNMYGSTRTYSLMDEYQELNDGLGEGVSFRARLLVSLGVEILDPSSPDCSSSTEVQVEGVPNISETATGKVEEFFLFGSFLEATMIDRKIGDKPINFEVTIGYYGNEVDGVVQPKRKGKKGEGDEEETELIHNSSDEEMEDDGDLTSVATTPLMKPVVTDRNYFHLPYFERKPCFYIKSWWQDQRRRLFNANIIDNTADKLEDGLNDVQEIIKTEKAYPERRLRGVLEELSHGCSQYLSLANKDQNQSGRTKLDRERLKLCMSEVESIGQQAKAMRTQVKKSTVRDKLKLAQNFLSKLRFLADEPQHSVPDVFIWMISNGKRIAYARVPSKDILYSSTDEERGKDCGKVKTMFLRIPGKKGFGPAGWTVQSKIEIYFWLGLTRQRKDYLNGLPNGFEENKLSKGPGLPCTPPISLTYMMKQIFQLRVHMYQARSLFAADSTGLSDPFARVFFSTQSQVTEVLPETLCPTWDQLLVFENVELFGEANELRDDPPIIVIEIYDQDTVGKADFMGRTFAKPVVKMADEHYGPPRFPPQLEYYQIYRGNCAAGEMLAAFELLQIGPNGKADLPPIDGPTDMERGPIMPVPLGIRPVLSKYRIEVLFWGLRDLKRVNLAQVDRPRVDIECAGKGVQSALIPNYKKNPNFSTLVKWFEVDLPENELLHPPLNIRVVDCRAFGRYTLVGSNAVTSLRKFIYRPSDKQANNWSSNNTEEIIVVNMEPEPSYKKMDTVVKLDCGSDAVVKVEDDDKDGKGKKKKRKKGDEPEEEEFDESMFDWWSKYFASIETLTEALKAQEAALSDSEDKDDMDITDSGDIKPDDSPVKGSKRGRGKKDKKKMTIDPFERKKPKLDELKVYPKELEGEFDNFEDWLHSFNLFRGKGGDDDDQNVTDEDRIVGRFKGSLCMYKVADDLPRDFDSNMGMFQNIPHNDPINILVRIYVIRATDLHPADINGKADPYIAIRLGKTEIKDKENYISKQLNPLFGKSFDVEATFPMDSTLTVSIYDWDLVGTDDLIGETKLDLENRFYSKHRATCGISRNYAIHGYNVWRDPMKPTHILAKLCKDGKVEAPQYGPGGRVKVENRVFMAPTEIEDENGLKKQTDEHLALTVLKHWEDIPRVGCKLVPEHVETRPLLHPDKPGIEQGRIEMWVDMFPKDMTAPGPALDISPRKPKKFELRVIIWNTDEVVLEDDDIFTGEKSSDIFVRGWLKGQQEDKQDTDVHYHSITGEGNFNWRFVFPFDYLMAEEKIVISKKESMFAWDETEYKIPARLNLQVWDADHFSADDFLGAIELDLNRFPRGAKTPKQCTIDMVTNEGDMPMVSIFKQKRIKGWWPFVARNEDEEFELTGKVEAELHLLTGEEAEKNPVGEGRNEPEPLEKPNRPDIALLWFLIPLKAAKHLVCDQYRWLTIKIVTALLLLAILALFLYNMPGYMVKKMLGA; this is encoded by the exons ATGAAGCGCAGTAAGCACCGCGGACACAAGGAGGACAAAAATGGAG ATGAGCCGGCCATTTTGGAGACAGAACACATGGGCATGTTTATGGGAGGAGGCCAAGACCTGGACACCATCTCAGTGGCCTCAGTCACCGCCGTCACCACCAATGTATCAAATAAGAG GTCAAAGCCAGACATCAAGATGGAGCCCAGTTCAGGAAGACCAGTCGATTACCAA gtcagtgtgacagtgattGAGGCCAGACAGCTGGTGGGACAGAACATGGATCCGATGGTCTGCGTAGAGATTGGAGAAGATAAAAAGTACACCTCGATGAAAGAATCGACCAACTGCCCGTATTACAATGAA taTTTTGTGTTCGACTTCCACGTCCCTCCAGATGTTATGTTTGACAAAATCCTGAAGTTGTCT GTAATCCACTCTAAAAACCTCCTGCGTAGTGGAACACTGGTTGGAACCTTTAAACTGGATGTTGGCACAATCTACTCACAGCCAG AACATCAGTTTTACCACAAATGGGCGCTGTTGTCTGACCCTGACGACATCACAGGAGGTTGTAAAGGATATGTGAAGTGTGATGTTGCAGTTGTGGCCAAAGGAGACACAATAAAGACTCCACACAAGGCCAATGAGTCTGATGAAGATGACATAGAGGG gaATCTCTTAATACCTGAAGGGGTGCCGGCAGAGCGACAGTGGGCTCGCTATTACCTGAAGATCTACAGAGCGGAGGGACTCCCAAGAATGAACACCAGCATCATGGCCAATGTGAAAAAGGCCTTCATAGGAGAAAATAAGGACCTGGTTGATCCTTATGTTCAAGTGCTGTTTGCTGGGCAGAAG GGGAAAACATCGGTTCAGAAGAGCTGCTACGAGCCCATCTGGAATGAGCAAATAGTTTTCACCGAGATGTTTCCTCCGCTGTGCAAACGCATGAAGATCCAGATCCGTGACTCGGATAAAGTGAATGACGTTGCAATGGGAACACACTTCCTTGACCTAAAGAAGATTTCCAATGATGGGGACAAAG GCTTCCTTCCAACTCTGGGCCCTGCCTGGGTGAACATGTACGGCTCCACTCGGACCTACTCCCTCATGGACGAGTACCAGGAGTTGAATGACGGACTCGGCGAGGGCGTGTCCTTCAGAGCTCGTCTGCTCGTCAGCCTGGGTGTTGAGATCCTGGACCCCTCCTCTCCCGACTGTTCCAGCTCCACCGAGGTGCAGGTGGAGGGAGTGCCCAACATCTCAGAG ACCGCAACCGGGAAAGTTGAGGAATTTTTCCTCTTCGGTTCGTTCCTCGAGGCTACAATGATTGATCGGAAGATCGGTGATAAACCCATCAACTTTGAGGTCACCATAG GTTACTATGGAAACGAAGTTGATGGAGTGGTCCAGCCAAAGAGGAAAGGGAAGAAGGGCGAGGGCGATGAGGAGGAAACAGAACTGATACACAACTCGAGTGACGAGGAGATGGAGGACGACGGGGACCTGACATCAGTGGCTACTACACCTCTTATGAAACCTGTCGTCACTGATCG aaACTACTTCCACTTGCCCTATTTTGAGAGGAAGCCTTGTTTCTACATCAAGAGCTGGTGGCAGGATCAGAGACGGAGGCTGTTCAATGCCAACATCATAGACAACACCGCAGATAAACTG GAGGATGGACTAAATGACGTGCAGGAAATCATTAAGACAGAGAAGGCCTATCCTGAGCGCAGACTCAGAGGCGTCCTGGAGGAACTCAGCCATGGATGCAG TCAGTATCTTTCGCTGGCAAACAAGGACCAGAATCAGTCCGGTAGAACCAAACTTGACAGGGAGAGACTGAAGCTGTGCATGTCAGAAGTG GAATCCATCGGCCAGCAAGCGAAGGCCATGAGGACCCAAGTGAAGAAAAGTACAGTTAGAGATAAACTCAAACTGGCCCAGAACTTCCTGTCAAAGCTGCGCTTCCTGGCTGATGAA CCTCAACACAGCGTTCCGGATGTTTTCATATGGATGATAAGTAACGGGAAGCGCATTGCTTATGCACGTGTCCCCTCCAAAGACATTCTATATTCTAGTACAGACGAGGAGAGGGGAAAGGACTGTGGCAAAGTCAAAACTATGTTCCTCAGG ATTCCTGGAAAGAAAGGCTTTGGGCCCGCGGGCTGGACAGTCCAGTCCAAGATAGAGATTTACTTTTGGCTCGGTCTAACCAGGCAGCGCAAAGACTACCTGAATGGCCTTCCAAATGGATTTGAGGAAAACAAGTTGTCCAAAGGACCCGGCCTGCCATGCACGCCTCCCATTAGCCTCACTTACATGA TGAAACAAATCTTCCAGCTGAGGGTCCACATGTACCAAGCCCGCAGCCTGTTTGCTGCTGACAGCACTGGCCTGTCTGATCCATTTGCCAGAGTTTTCTTCTCAACACAGAGTCAAGTCACTGAG gtgtTGCCTGAGACCCTCTGCCCCACATGGGACCAGCTGCTGGTCTTTGAGAATGTGGAGTTGTTTGGCGAGGCCAACGAACTGAGAGACGACCCTCCAATCATTGTCATTGAGATCTATGATCAGGACACAGTG GGCAAAGCCGACTTCATGGGCAGAACCTTTGCTAAGCCTGTGGTCAAGATGGCAGACGAACACTACGGCCCCCCACGCTTCCCTCCACAGCTGGAGTACTATCAGATCTACCGCGGGAACTGTGCCGCTGGAGAAATGCTGGCAGCGTTTGAACTGCTGCAG ATTGGACCCAATGGGAAAGCCGACCTGCCTCCGATAGACGGGCCTACAGATATGGAACGTGGTCCAATCATGCCAGTGCCACTGGGAATCCGACCGGTGCTCAGCAAGTACAGGATTGAG GTTTTGTTCTGGGGCTTGAGAGACTTGAAGAGAGTGAATCTGGCCCAGGTGGATCGGCCTCGTGTGGACATCGAATGTGCTGGGAAGGGGGTTCAGTCAGCCCTCATCCCCAACTACAAGAAAAACCCCAACTTCAGCACCCTCGTCAAGTGGTTTGAAGTG GATTTGCCCGAGAATGAGTTGCTTCACCCGCCGCTGAACATCCGCGTGGTGGACTGCAGGGCTTTTGGCCGCTACACTCTGGTCGGCTCCAACGCCGTCACAAGCCTCCGGAAGTTCATCTACAGGCCGTCAGACAAGCAGGCCAACAACTGGTCCTCAAACAATACTG AGGAAATTATTGTTGTGAATATGGAACCTGAGCCTTCTTATAAGAAGATGGACACTGTGGTCAAACTAGACTGT GGCTCTGATGCTGTGGTCAAAGTTGAG GACGACGATAAGGACGGGaaggggaaaaagaagaagaggaagaagggcGATgagcctgaggaggaggaattcGATGAGAGCATGTTTGACTGGTGGTCCAAATACTTTGCCTCCATTGAAACTTTGACAGAG GCACTCAAAGCTCAAGAAGCAGCTCTGTCAGACTCCGAGGACAAAGATGACATGGACATCACAGACAGTGGAG ACATCAAACCTGATGACTCTCCTGTGAAAGGCTccaagcgaggaagaggaaagaaggacaagaagaagatgacAATCGACCCGTTTGAGAGGAAAAAGCCAAAGCTGGACGAGCTGAAG gtttatcCTAAGGAGCTAGAGGGCGAATTCGACAACTTTGAGGACTGGCTTCACAGTTTCAACCTGTTCAGGGGAAAGGGAGGCGATGACGACGACCAGAACGTGACGGACGAAGACCGGATTGTTGGAAGATTCAAA GGCTCACTGTGCATGTACAAAGTGGCAGATGATCTTCCCAGAGACTTTGACTCCAACATGGGAATGTTTCAGAACATTCCTCACAATGATCCCATCAATATCCTTGTCCGCATCTATGTCATCAGG GCGACTGATCTGCACCCGGCTGATATTAACGGAAAAGCCGACCCGTACATCGCAATCAGACTGGGAAAGACAGAGATCAAGGATAAAGAGAACTATATCTCAAAACAGCTGAACCCTTTGTTTGGAAA GTCTTTTGACGTTGAGGCCACATTCCCAATGGATTCCACGCTCACCGTGTCAATCTACGACTGGGACCTGGTGGGAACCGACGATCTGATCGGAGAAACCAAACTGGACCTTGAGAATCGCTTctacagcaaacacagagcCACGTGTGGTATCTCACGTAACTACGCCAT CCATGGTTACAATGTTTGGAGAGACCCAATGAAACCCACACACATCCTGGCGAAGCTGTGTAAGGACGGCAAAGTGGAGGCGCCCCAGTACGGCCCAGGTGGAAGAGTGAAGGTGGAGAACCGCGTCTTCATGGCTCCGACTGAGATCGAGGACGAAAATG GTTTGAAGAAGCAGACGGATGAACACTTGGCTTTGACCGTGTTGAAGCACTGGGAGGACATCCCGCGGGTCGGATGCAAACTGGTACCAGAACACGTGGAAACGCGACCACTGCTGCACCCGGACAAACCTGGGATTGAACAA GGAAGAATTGAGATGTGGGTGGACATGTTCCCCAAAGACATGACTGCCCCTGGTCCCGCACTCGATATTTCACCAAGGAAACCAAAGAA GTTTGAACTGAGGGTGATCATCTGGAACACGGATGAAGTCGTGCTGGAGGACGACGACATCTTTACCGGCGAGAAATCGAGTGATATCTTTGTGCGAGG TTGGTTGAAAGGGCAGCAGGAGGACAAGCAGGACACTGACGTCCACTACCACTCCATCACCGGGGAGGGCAACTTCAACTGGCGCTTCGTCTTCCCCTTCGACTACCTCATGGCTGAGGAGAAGATCGTCATCTCCAAAAAGGAGTCCATGTTCGCCTGGGACGAGACGGAATACAAGATCCCGGCTCGTCTGAATCTGCAAGTGTGGGACGCCGACCATTTCTCTGCAGACGACTTCTTGG GTGCTATTGAGCTGGACCTGAACCGCTTCCCGCGTGGCGCGAAGACTCCGAAGCAGTGCACCATTGACATGGTGACGAACGAAGGAGACATGCCCATGGTCTCCATCTTCAAACAGAAGCGGATCAAAGGCTGGTGGCCATTCGTGGCcagaaatgaagatgaagagttTGAACTGACA GGCAAAGTGGAAGCAGAGCTGCACCTTCTGACCGGAGAGGAAGCTGAGAAAAACCCTGTCGGCGAAGGACGCAACGAACCGGAGCCGCTGGAGAAACCCAA CCGTCCAGACATCGCCCTCCTCTGGTTCCTCATTCCTCTCAAAGCTGCTAAACACCTGGTGTGTGACCAGTACAGGTGGCTGACCATCAAGATTGTGACTGCTCTCCTACTGTTGGCCATCTTGGCTCTTTTCCTGTACAACATGCCTGGGTACATGGTGAAGAAAATGCTGGGAGCCTGA
- the LOC122782667 gene encoding otoferlin-like isoform X1 — protein MKRSKHRGHKEDKNGDEPAILETEHMGMFMGGGQDLDTISVASVTAVTTNVSNKRSKPDIKMEPSSGRPVDYQVSVTVIEARQLVGQNMDPMVCVEIGEDKKYTSMKESTNCPYYNEYFVFDFHVPPDVMFDKILKLSVIHSKNLLRSGTLVGTFKLDVGTIYSQPEHQFYHKWALLSDPDDITGGCKGYVKCDVAVVAKGDTIKTPHKANESDEDDIEGNLLIPEGVPAERQWARYYLKIYRAEGLPRMNTSIMANVKKAFIGENKDLVDPYVQVLFAGQKGKTSVQKSCYEPIWNEQIVFTEMFPPLCKRMKIQIRDSDKVNDVAMGTHFLDLKKISNDGDKGFLPTLGPAWVNMYGSTRTYSLMDEYQELNDGLGEGVSFRARLLVSLGVEILDPSSPDCSSSTEVQVEGVPNISETATGKVEEFFLFGSFLEATMIDRKIGDKPINFEVTIGYYGNEVDGVVQPKRKGKKGEGDEEETELIHNSSDEEMEDDGDLTSVATTPLMKPVVTDRNYFHLPYFERKPCFYIKSWWQDQRRRLFNANIIDNTADKLEDGLNDVQEIIKTEKAYPERRLRGVLEELSHGCSQYLSLANKDQNQSGRTKLDRERLKLCMSEVESIGQQAKAMRTQVKKSTVRDKLKLAQNFLSKLRFLADEPQHSVPDVFIWMISNGKRIAYARVPSKDILYSSTDEERGKDCGKVKTMFLRIPGKKGFGPAGWTVQSKIEIYFWLGLTRQRKDYLNGLPNGFEENKLSKGPGLPCTPPISLTYMMKQIFQLRVHMYQARSLFAADSTGLSDPFARVFFSTQSQVTEVLPETLCPTWDQLLVFENVELFGEANELRDDPPIIVIEIYDQDTVGKADFMGRTFAKPVVKMADEHYGPPRFPPQLEYYQIYRGNCAAGEMLAAFELLQIGPNGKADLPPIDGPTDMERGPIMPVPLGIRPVLSKYRIEVLFWGLRDLKRVNLAQVDRPRVDIECAGKGVQSALIPNYKKNPNFSTLVKWFEVDLPENELLHPPLNIRVVDCRAFGRYTLVGSNAVTSLRKFIYRPSDKQANNWSSNNTEEIIVVNMEPEPSYKKMDTVVKLDCGSDAVVKVEDDDKDGKGKKKKRKKGDEPEEEEFDESMFDWWSKYFASIETLTEALKAQEAALSDSEDKDDMDITDSGDIKPDDSPVKGSKRGRGKKDKKKMTIDPFERKKPKLDELKVYPKELEGEFDNFEDWLHSFNLFRGKGGDDDDQNVTDEDRIVGRFKGSLCMYKVADDLPRDFDSNMGMFQNIPHNDPINILVRIYVIRATDLHPADINGKADPYIAIRLGKTEIKDKENYISKQLNPLFGKSFDVEATFPMDSTLTVSIYDWDLVGTDDLIGETKLDLENRFYSKHRATCGISRNYAIHGYNVWRDPMKPTHILAKLCKDGKVEAPQYGPGGRVKVENRVFMAPTEIEDENGLKKQTDEHLALTVLKHWEDIPRVGCKLVPEHVETRPLLHPDKPGIEQGRIEMWVDMFPKDMTAPGPALDISPRKPKKFELRVIIWNTDEVVLEDDDIFTGEKSSDIFVRGWLKGQQEDKQDTDVHYHSITGEGNFNWRFVFPFDYLMAEEKIVISKKESMFAWDETEYKIPARLNLQVWDADHFSADDFLGAIELDLNRFPRGAKTPKQCTIDMVTNEGDMPMVSIFKQKRIKGWWPFVARNEDEEFELTGKVEAELHLLTGEEAEKNPVGEGRNEPEPLEKPNRPDTSLLWFLTPLKAIKHLLCTQYKWLTIKIVTALLLLALLALFLYNMPGYMVKKMLGA, from the exons ATGAAGCGCAGTAAGCACCGCGGACACAAGGAGGACAAAAATGGAG ATGAGCCGGCCATTTTGGAGACAGAACACATGGGCATGTTTATGGGAGGAGGCCAAGACCTGGACACCATCTCAGTGGCCTCAGTCACCGCCGTCACCACCAATGTATCAAATAAGAG GTCAAAGCCAGACATCAAGATGGAGCCCAGTTCAGGAAGACCAGTCGATTACCAA gtcagtgtgacagtgattGAGGCCAGACAGCTGGTGGGACAGAACATGGATCCGATGGTCTGCGTAGAGATTGGAGAAGATAAAAAGTACACCTCGATGAAAGAATCGACCAACTGCCCGTATTACAATGAA taTTTTGTGTTCGACTTCCACGTCCCTCCAGATGTTATGTTTGACAAAATCCTGAAGTTGTCT GTAATCCACTCTAAAAACCTCCTGCGTAGTGGAACACTGGTTGGAACCTTTAAACTGGATGTTGGCACAATCTACTCACAGCCAG AACATCAGTTTTACCACAAATGGGCGCTGTTGTCTGACCCTGACGACATCACAGGAGGTTGTAAAGGATATGTGAAGTGTGATGTTGCAGTTGTGGCCAAAGGAGACACAATAAAGACTCCACACAAGGCCAATGAGTCTGATGAAGATGACATAGAGGG gaATCTCTTAATACCTGAAGGGGTGCCGGCAGAGCGACAGTGGGCTCGCTATTACCTGAAGATCTACAGAGCGGAGGGACTCCCAAGAATGAACACCAGCATCATGGCCAATGTGAAAAAGGCCTTCATAGGAGAAAATAAGGACCTGGTTGATCCTTATGTTCAAGTGCTGTTTGCTGGGCAGAAG GGGAAAACATCGGTTCAGAAGAGCTGCTACGAGCCCATCTGGAATGAGCAAATAGTTTTCACCGAGATGTTTCCTCCGCTGTGCAAACGCATGAAGATCCAGATCCGTGACTCGGATAAAGTGAATGACGTTGCAATGGGAACACACTTCCTTGACCTAAAGAAGATTTCCAATGATGGGGACAAAG GCTTCCTTCCAACTCTGGGCCCTGCCTGGGTGAACATGTACGGCTCCACTCGGACCTACTCCCTCATGGACGAGTACCAGGAGTTGAATGACGGACTCGGCGAGGGCGTGTCCTTCAGAGCTCGTCTGCTCGTCAGCCTGGGTGTTGAGATCCTGGACCCCTCCTCTCCCGACTGTTCCAGCTCCACCGAGGTGCAGGTGGAGGGAGTGCCCAACATCTCAGAG ACCGCAACCGGGAAAGTTGAGGAATTTTTCCTCTTCGGTTCGTTCCTCGAGGCTACAATGATTGATCGGAAGATCGGTGATAAACCCATCAACTTTGAGGTCACCATAG GTTACTATGGAAACGAAGTTGATGGAGTGGTCCAGCCAAAGAGGAAAGGGAAGAAGGGCGAGGGCGATGAGGAGGAAACAGAACTGATACACAACTCGAGTGACGAGGAGATGGAGGACGACGGGGACCTGACATCAGTGGCTACTACACCTCTTATGAAACCTGTCGTCACTGATCG aaACTACTTCCACTTGCCCTATTTTGAGAGGAAGCCTTGTTTCTACATCAAGAGCTGGTGGCAGGATCAGAGACGGAGGCTGTTCAATGCCAACATCATAGACAACACCGCAGATAAACTG GAGGATGGACTAAATGACGTGCAGGAAATCATTAAGACAGAGAAGGCCTATCCTGAGCGCAGACTCAGAGGCGTCCTGGAGGAACTCAGCCATGGATGCAG TCAGTATCTTTCGCTGGCAAACAAGGACCAGAATCAGTCCGGTAGAACCAAACTTGACAGGGAGAGACTGAAGCTGTGCATGTCAGAAGTG GAATCCATCGGCCAGCAAGCGAAGGCCATGAGGACCCAAGTGAAGAAAAGTACAGTTAGAGATAAACTCAAACTGGCCCAGAACTTCCTGTCAAAGCTGCGCTTCCTGGCTGATGAA CCTCAACACAGCGTTCCGGATGTTTTCATATGGATGATAAGTAACGGGAAGCGCATTGCTTATGCACGTGTCCCCTCCAAAGACATTCTATATTCTAGTACAGACGAGGAGAGGGGAAAGGACTGTGGCAAAGTCAAAACTATGTTCCTCAGG ATTCCTGGAAAGAAAGGCTTTGGGCCCGCGGGCTGGACAGTCCAGTCCAAGATAGAGATTTACTTTTGGCTCGGTCTAACCAGGCAGCGCAAAGACTACCTGAATGGCCTTCCAAATGGATTTGAGGAAAACAAGTTGTCCAAAGGACCCGGCCTGCCATGCACGCCTCCCATTAGCCTCACTTACATGA TGAAACAAATCTTCCAGCTGAGGGTCCACATGTACCAAGCCCGCAGCCTGTTTGCTGCTGACAGCACTGGCCTGTCTGATCCATTTGCCAGAGTTTTCTTCTCAACACAGAGTCAAGTCACTGAG gtgtTGCCTGAGACCCTCTGCCCCACATGGGACCAGCTGCTGGTCTTTGAGAATGTGGAGTTGTTTGGCGAGGCCAACGAACTGAGAGACGACCCTCCAATCATTGTCATTGAGATCTATGATCAGGACACAGTG GGCAAAGCCGACTTCATGGGCAGAACCTTTGCTAAGCCTGTGGTCAAGATGGCAGACGAACACTACGGCCCCCCACGCTTCCCTCCACAGCTGGAGTACTATCAGATCTACCGCGGGAACTGTGCCGCTGGAGAAATGCTGGCAGCGTTTGAACTGCTGCAG ATTGGACCCAATGGGAAAGCCGACCTGCCTCCGATAGACGGGCCTACAGATATGGAACGTGGTCCAATCATGCCAGTGCCACTGGGAATCCGACCGGTGCTCAGCAAGTACAGGATTGAG GTTTTGTTCTGGGGCTTGAGAGACTTGAAGAGAGTGAATCTGGCCCAGGTGGATCGGCCTCGTGTGGACATCGAATGTGCTGGGAAGGGGGTTCAGTCAGCCCTCATCCCCAACTACAAGAAAAACCCCAACTTCAGCACCCTCGTCAAGTGGTTTGAAGTG GATTTGCCCGAGAATGAGTTGCTTCACCCGCCGCTGAACATCCGCGTGGTGGACTGCAGGGCTTTTGGCCGCTACACTCTGGTCGGCTCCAACGCCGTCACAAGCCTCCGGAAGTTCATCTACAGGCCGTCAGACAAGCAGGCCAACAACTGGTCCTCAAACAATACTG AGGAAATTATTGTTGTGAATATGGAACCTGAGCCTTCTTATAAGAAGATGGACACTGTGGTCAAACTAGACTGT GGCTCTGATGCTGTGGTCAAAGTTGAG GACGACGATAAGGACGGGaaggggaaaaagaagaagaggaagaagggcGATgagcctgaggaggaggaattcGATGAGAGCATGTTTGACTGGTGGTCCAAATACTTTGCCTCCATTGAAACTTTGACAGAG GCACTCAAAGCTCAAGAAGCAGCTCTGTCAGACTCCGAGGACAAAGATGACATGGACATCACAGACAGTGGAG ACATCAAACCTGATGACTCTCCTGTGAAAGGCTccaagcgaggaagaggaaagaaggacaagaagaagatgacAATCGACCCGTTTGAGAGGAAAAAGCCAAAGCTGGACGAGCTGAAG gtttatcCTAAGGAGCTAGAGGGCGAATTCGACAACTTTGAGGACTGGCTTCACAGTTTCAACCTGTTCAGGGGAAAGGGAGGCGATGACGACGACCAGAACGTGACGGACGAAGACCGGATTGTTGGAAGATTCAAA GGCTCACTGTGCATGTACAAAGTGGCAGATGATCTTCCCAGAGACTTTGACTCCAACATGGGAATGTTTCAGAACATTCCTCACAATGATCCCATCAATATCCTTGTCCGCATCTATGTCATCAGG GCGACTGATCTGCACCCGGCTGATATTAACGGAAAAGCCGACCCGTACATCGCAATCAGACTGGGAAAGACAGAGATCAAGGATAAAGAGAACTATATCTCAAAACAGCTGAACCCTTTGTTTGGAAA GTCTTTTGACGTTGAGGCCACATTCCCAATGGATTCCACGCTCACCGTGTCAATCTACGACTGGGACCTGGTGGGAACCGACGATCTGATCGGAGAAACCAAACTGGACCTTGAGAATCGCTTctacagcaaacacagagcCACGTGTGGTATCTCACGTAACTACGCCAT CCATGGTTACAATGTTTGGAGAGACCCAATGAAACCCACACACATCCTGGCGAAGCTGTGTAAGGACGGCAAAGTGGAGGCGCCCCAGTACGGCCCAGGTGGAAGAGTGAAGGTGGAGAACCGCGTCTTCATGGCTCCGACTGAGATCGAGGACGAAAATG GTTTGAAGAAGCAGACGGATGAACACTTGGCTTTGACCGTGTTGAAGCACTGGGAGGACATCCCGCGGGTCGGATGCAAACTGGTACCAGAACACGTGGAAACGCGACCACTGCTGCACCCGGACAAACCTGGGATTGAACAA GGAAGAATTGAGATGTGGGTGGACATGTTCCCCAAAGACATGACTGCCCCTGGTCCCGCACTCGATATTTCACCAAGGAAACCAAAGAA GTTTGAACTGAGGGTGATCATCTGGAACACGGATGAAGTCGTGCTGGAGGACGACGACATCTTTACCGGCGAGAAATCGAGTGATATCTTTGTGCGAGG TTGGTTGAAAGGGCAGCAGGAGGACAAGCAGGACACTGACGTCCACTACCACTCCATCACCGGGGAGGGCAACTTCAACTGGCGCTTCGTCTTCCCCTTCGACTACCTCATGGCTGAGGAGAAGATCGTCATCTCCAAAAAGGAGTCCATGTTCGCCTGGGACGAGACGGAATACAAGATCCCGGCTCGTCTGAATCTGCAAGTGTGGGACGCCGACCATTTCTCTGCAGACGACTTCTTGG GTGCTATTGAGCTGGACCTGAACCGCTTCCCGCGTGGCGCGAAGACTCCGAAGCAGTGCACCATTGACATGGTGACGAACGAAGGAGACATGCCCATGGTCTCCATCTTCAAACAGAAGCGGATCAAAGGCTGGTGGCCATTCGTGGCcagaaatgaagatgaagagttTGAACTGACA GGCAAAGTGGAAGCAGAGCTGCACCTTCTGACCGGAGAGGAAGCTGAGAAAAACCCTGTCGGCGAAGGACGCAACGAACCGGAGCCGCTGGAGAAACCCAA CCGCCCCGACACCAGCCTTCTGTGGTTCCTCACGCCCCTCAAAGCCATTAAACACTTGCTCTGCACCCAGTACAAGTGGCTGACCATCAAGATCGTGACCGCGCTCCTGCTGCTGGCCTTGCTGGCTCTTTTCCTCTACAACATGCCTGGTTACATGGTCAAGAAAATGCTGGGAGCTTGA